The proteins below come from a single Cannabis sativa cultivar Pink pepper isolate KNU-18-1 chromosome 3, ASM2916894v1, whole genome shotgun sequence genomic window:
- the LOC133036006 gene encoding uncharacterized protein LOC133036006: protein MTANNPMVSLLTDNKLNGANFIKWRENINIALIGENSLFVLTEEAPEQPCENATKTVKEKFERWQNVNNKARYSMLSSMVDTLKTRFANTLTTPEIMNHLTELFGMVSIQACFEATKNFINARMRPHQNVRDHLLQMTSYFQEAENHGAVIDQTT from the coding sequence ATGACTGCGAACAATCCCATGGTGTCATTGTTGACTGACAACAAGCTCAATGGAGCTAACTTTAtcaaatggagagagaacattaatattgctctcattggTGAAAATTCCCTATTTGTGTTGACTGAAGAGGCTCCTGAGCAGCCATGTGAGAATGCGACCAAGACAGTTAAGgaaaagttcgagcgttggcaaaatgttaacaacaaagctcgatactctATGCTGTCTAGCATGgtcgacaccttgaaaacaaggtttgcaaacactctCACGACTCCAGAAATCATGAACCATTTAACTGAACTGTTTGGGATGGTATCAATTCAAGCTTGCTTTGAAGCGACTAAGAatttcatcaatgcacggatgagaCCTCATCAgaacgtgcgtgatcaccttctccagatgacTAGTTACTTCCAAGAGGCTGAGAATCATGGAGCAGTTATTGATCAGACAACTTAA